In the genome of Nitrospira japonica, one region contains:
- a CDS encoding O-methyltransferase, which produces MNQLVAAEIETYSEAHSIPESAVCRALREETQRTMEHPQMLVGPLEGAFLKMMIRLVGATRVLEIGMFTGYSALCLAEALPPDGTVLTCEIDEGPAKLARRYFSRSPDGGKISVRMGPAIDTMRDLTGPFDLIFIDADKTNYVRYYQRAFELIAPGGVILVDNVLWNGDVLTQPAPDEKTAAIQELNRIVAADPSVSGVLLPIRDGVFVIRPK; this is translated from the coding sequence ATGAACCAACTTGTTGCCGCTGAGATCGAAACATATTCCGAAGCCCATTCCATCCCCGAGTCGGCGGTCTGCCGGGCCCTCAGAGAAGAGACGCAGCGCACGATGGAGCATCCACAGATGCTGGTGGGGCCCCTTGAAGGTGCATTTCTGAAGATGATGATTCGTCTCGTCGGAGCAACGCGCGTACTGGAAATTGGCATGTTCACCGGCTATAGCGCCCTCTGTCTTGCCGAGGCGCTTCCACCGGATGGCACCGTGCTGACATGCGAAATTGATGAAGGGCCGGCCAAACTCGCGCGCCGGTATTTTTCGAGGTCGCCGGACGGAGGAAAGATCTCCGTGCGGATGGGGCCGGCGATCGACACGATGCGTGATCTTACCGGACCATTCGACCTGATTTTTATCGACGCGGACAAGACAAACTACGTCCGGTACTACCAGCGTGCATTTGAACTGATCGCGCCCGGAGGGGTGATTTTGGTGGACAATGTTCTTTGGAACGGCGATGTGTTGACGCAGCCCGCACCCGATGAGAAAACGGCCGCCATCCAGGAGTTGAATCGAATCGTCGCGGCTGATCCCAGTGTGTCGGGGGTCCTTTTGCCTATTCGTGACGGTGTGTTCGTCATCCGGCCGAAATGA
- the sugE gene encoding quaternary ammonium compound efflux SMR transporter SugE, producing the protein MAWVYLIIAGCFEITWAVGMKYTEGFTRLWPSIWTALAMIVSLWCLAIALRTIPIGTGYAVWTGIGAAGTAIMGMVLFDESSDLMRLLSIAFIVAGIVGLKLSS; encoded by the coding sequence ATGGCATGGGTCTATCTCATCATTGCCGGGTGCTTTGAAATCACGTGGGCCGTCGGCATGAAGTATACGGAGGGCTTCACCAGGCTATGGCCGAGCATCTGGACGGCGCTGGCCATGATTGTCAGCCTATGGTGTCTTGCCATTGCCCTGAGAACCATTCCTATTGGAACCGGCTATGCGGTTTGGACTGGAATAGGGGCTGCAGGCACGGCCATCATGGGGATGGTGCTGTTCGACGAATCCAGCGATCTGATGCGGTTGCTCAGCATCGCGTTCATCGTGGCGGGGATTGTCGGCCTCAAGCTGAGTTCTTAG